From the genome of Uranotaenia lowii strain MFRU-FL chromosome 1, ASM2978415v1, whole genome shotgun sequence, one region includes:
- the LOC129740610 gene encoding innexin inx3 isoform X2, which yields MAVFGLVSSVAGFIKVRYLVDKAIIDNMVFRCHYRLTSAVLFLSCVLVTANNLIGDPISCINDGAIPGHVINTYCWITYTFTLPGQHGRPLGTAVAHSGLGNEYNQERTYHSYYQWVPFMLFFQGLLFYMPHWIWKNWEEGKMRMISDGLRGALTLGVGERKERQGRLIRYLYESKKTHNAYAFGYFICEALNFVNVIGNIFFVDKFLGGAFMTYGSDVLKFSDLDQENRSDPMIEVFPRVTKCTFHKYGASGSIQKHDALCVLALNILNEKIYIFLWFWFIILSILSGLAILYSAAIVMMPTTREAVLKRRFRTATSSQIQALVRRIQIGDFLMIHLLGQNINVTSYGEVLHSLMLAMQIPDPGRHTTPSAPSTMEMAPMYPEVPKYGKETEA from the exons ATGGCTGTGTTCGGACTGGTCTCTTCGGTGGCCGGCTTCATCAAAGTCCGTTACCTAGTCGACAAGGCGATCATCGATAATATGGTATTCCGCTGTCACTATCGGTTGACGAGCGCTGTGCTTTTCCTGAGCTGCGTACTGGTTACTGCAAACAATCTGATTG GCGATCCAATTTCCTGCATCAATGACGGTGCTATCCCCGGACATGTGATCAATACCTATTGCTGGATCACGTACACCTTTACCCTACCCGGTCAGCATGGACGTCCGCTGGGAACGGCGGTGGCCCATTCGGGTTTGGGCAACGAGTATAACCAGGAACGGACCTATCATAGCTACTACCAGTGGGTGCCGTTCATGCTGTTCTTCCAGGGGCTACTGTTCTACATGCCCCACTGGATCTGGAAGAACTGGGAAGAGGGTAAAATGCGCATGATTTCCGATGGGCTCCGCGGGGCCCTGACACTCGGAGTGGGCGAACGCAAGGAACGCCAAGGCCGGCTTATTCGGTATTTATACGAAAGCAAAAAAACCCACAACGCCTACGCGTTCGGTTATTTCATTTGCGAGGCTCTGAATTTCGTCAACGTT ATTGGCAACATTTTCTTCGTGGATAAATTTCTGGGTGGTGCTTTCATGACTTATGGCTCGGATGTTCTGAAGTTCAGTGACTTGGATCAAGAAAACCGTTCTGATCCTATGATCGAG GTCTTTCCTCGGGTGACCAAGTGTACTTTCCACAAGTACGGAGCTTCGGGCAGTATCCAAAAACACGATGCTCTGTGTGTGCTAGCTTTGAACATTCTCAACGAAAAGATATACATTTTCCTCTG GTTTTGGTTCATCATCCTGTCGATTCTGTCTGGTTTGGCCATCCTCTATTCGGCGGCCATTGTTATGATGCCTACAACTCGTGAAGCGGTGCTGAAACGTCGCTTCCGGACAGCCACCTCAAGCCAGATACAGGCTCTGGTACGTCGAATTCAAATCGGTGACTTCCTGATGATCCACCTGCTCGGTCAGAACATCAACGTTACATCCTATGGCGAAGTACTGCACTCGCTGATGCTCGCCATGCAGATACCGGATCCAGGCCGACACACCACTCCCTCGGCACCTTCGACAATGGAAATGGCACCCATGTACCCGGAGGTTCCAAAATACGGTAAAGAAACGGAAGCTTAA
- the LOC129740610 gene encoding innexin inx3 isoform X1 translates to MAVFGLVSSVAGFIKVRYLVDKAIIDNMVFRCHYRLTSAVLFLSCVLVTANNLIGDPISCINDGAIPGHVINTYCWITYTFTLPGQHGRPLGTAVAHSGLGNEYNQERTYHSYYQWVPFMLFFQGLLFYMPHWIWKNWEEGKMRMISDGLRGALTLGVGERKERQGRLIRYLYESKKTHNAYAFGYFICEALNFVNVIGNIFFVDKFLGGAFMTYGSDVLKFSDLDQENRSDPMIEVFPRVTKCTFHKYGASGSIQKHDALCVLALNILNEKIYIFLWFWFIILSILSGLAILYSAAIVMMPTTREAVLKRRFRTATSSQIQALVRRIQIGDFLMIHLLGQNINVTSYGEVLHSLMLAMQIPDPGRHTTPSAPSTMEMAPMYPEVPKYADKEKEALHQEYDA, encoded by the exons ATGGCTGTGTTCGGACTGGTCTCTTCGGTGGCCGGCTTCATCAAAGTCCGTTACCTAGTCGACAAGGCGATCATCGATAATATGGTATTCCGCTGTCACTATCGGTTGACGAGCGCTGTGCTTTTCCTGAGCTGCGTACTGGTTACTGCAAACAATCTGATTG GCGATCCAATTTCCTGCATCAATGACGGTGCTATCCCCGGACATGTGATCAATACCTATTGCTGGATCACGTACACCTTTACCCTACCCGGTCAGCATGGACGTCCGCTGGGAACGGCGGTGGCCCATTCGGGTTTGGGCAACGAGTATAACCAGGAACGGACCTATCATAGCTACTACCAGTGGGTGCCGTTCATGCTGTTCTTCCAGGGGCTACTGTTCTACATGCCCCACTGGATCTGGAAGAACTGGGAAGAGGGTAAAATGCGCATGATTTCCGATGGGCTCCGCGGGGCCCTGACACTCGGAGTGGGCGAACGCAAGGAACGCCAAGGCCGGCTTATTCGGTATTTATACGAAAGCAAAAAAACCCACAACGCCTACGCGTTCGGTTATTTCATTTGCGAGGCTCTGAATTTCGTCAACGTT ATTGGCAACATTTTCTTCGTGGATAAATTTCTGGGTGGTGCTTTCATGACTTATGGCTCGGATGTTCTGAAGTTCAGTGACTTGGATCAAGAAAACCGTTCTGATCCTATGATCGAG GTCTTTCCTCGGGTGACCAAGTGTACTTTCCACAAGTACGGAGCTTCGGGCAGTATCCAAAAACACGATGCTCTGTGTGTGCTAGCTTTGAACATTCTCAACGAAAAGATATACATTTTCCTCTG GTTTTGGTTCATCATCCTGTCGATTCTGTCTGGTTTGGCCATCCTCTATTCGGCGGCCATTGTTATGATGCCTACAACTCGTGAAGCGGTGCTGAAACGTCGCTTCCGGACAGCCACCTCAAGCCAGATACAGGCTCTGGTACGTCGAATTCAAATCGGTGACTTCCTGATGATCCACCTGCTCGGTCAGAACATCAACGTTACATCCTATGGCGAAGTACTGCACTCGCTGATGCTCGCCATGCAGATACCGGATCCAGGCCGACACACCACTCCCTCGGCACCTTCGACAATGGAAATGGCACCCATGTACCCGGAGGTTCCAAAATACG CTGATAAGGAGAAGGAAGCGTTACATCAAGAATACGATGCATAG